In a genomic window of Procambarus clarkii isolate CNS0578487 chromosome 10, FALCON_Pclarkii_2.0, whole genome shotgun sequence:
- the Dera gene encoding deoxyribose-phosphate aldolase produces MAVRNPGVGLDLAWVNSVQVNLPSVKRRAETLGTKRTVKKQWQAAWLLRAVTCIDLTTLSGDDTNANVQRLCHKAARPIRHDIIKAMGMEDAGITCGAVCVYPARVAGALKTLQKIGVDIPVAAVATGFPSGQYHLKTRLEEIRLAVEDGAREIDIVISREMALLGNWKGLYDEVKVMREACGDAHMKVILAVGELGSLNNVYKASLVAMMAGADFIKTSTGKEGVNAILPVGVVMCRAIRDFYERTGHKIGFKPAGGIRAAKDALVWLILIKEELGNDWLNNHMFRIGASGLLADIERQLFHYVYGRYAATSELPMA; encoded by the exons ATGGCTGTCAGAAACCCAGGCGTTGGCTTAG ATTTAGCATGGGTGAACAGTGTACAGGTTAATCTGCCATCAGTCAAGAGACGAGCTGAGACTTTGGGCACAAAACGCACTGTAAAGAAACAGTGGCAGGCAGCATGGCTGTTACGAGCAGTTACCTGCATTGATCTTACAACTCTCTCAG GCGATGATACCAATGCCAATGTTCAACGTCTGTGCCACAAAGCGGCACGCCCCATTCGTCACGACATAATAAAGGCCATGGGTATGGAGGATGCTGGCATCACCTGTGGGGCTGTCTGTGTGTACCCTGCCCGAGTAGCTGGTGCCCTAAAAACGTTGCAGAAGATTGGAGTAGATATTCCTGTAGCAGCAG TGGCAACAGGCTTCCCATCTGGACAATACCATTTGAAGACTCGATTAGAAGAGATACGCTTAGCTGTAGAAGATGGTGCAAGAGAGATTGATATTGTTATCAGTCGAGAAATGGCTCTCCTTGGCAACTGGAAAG GATTATATGACGAGGTGAAGGTGATGCGAGAGGCCTGTGGTGATGCCCACATGAAGGTCATCTTGGCTGTTGGAGAACTTGGTTCTTTGAACAATGTGTACAAGGCTTCCCTTGTAGCCATGATGGCTGGGGCTGACTTCATCAAAACTTCCACTGGCAAGGAAGGAGTCAATGCTATCCTCCCTGTAGGAGTTGTCATGTGTCGAGCCATCAGGGATTTCTATGAACGTACTGGACACAAG ATTGGATTCAAGCCTGCTGGTGGGATCCGAGCAGCCAAGGATGCTCTTGTGTGGCTAATTCTCATCAAGGAGGAACTTGGTAATGACTGGCTTAACAACCACATGTTCAG GATTGGAGCATCAGGTCTCTTGGCCGACATTGAACGTCAACTCTTCCATTATGTGTATGGACGCTATGCAGCCACATCAGAGCTTCCCATGGCCTAG